tacattgtcatttcggggcattttatagtggactatgtggtatgggctttgctcattgttgaaggccgtacaatgatctatagttgttaatttctgtgtctttttggtctcattggcaatcataccacatcttctttcttttattattatacatgCTTAATTCATGTATTGTTGTAATATACAGCATTCCAAATGGTTTTACTGTTCtaattttagataatgaaaaGGTTTCCGATTATGAAATGAAACTATTGGACATTGATGCTGAACAGTTAGGAATTCCAGTAAGTATTTTAATAACTGAGAAAATGGAAGAAaggattatatttatacaataccAGACCTGGACTGGTTGAAAAAATTGTTTGGAAGATTTACATGTATAAACGTATGAAAATCTTGCATGATGTTGTTAACCATTGAAAACCCCAAAAATGTCATGTTCTACTTCTGTTGTTTATGAACTATATCTACAGGGTGATCATCAATTTTGTTAATAACTTGGTATCAGCATCGTTCAAATGCAGAATGGCAAGGATTTTCAAAACTTGAGAACTGCCGTGTCTTTATAAACAATGTATGTAATTATTTTAGGACACAGAATACAGCAGTGTTGTTAAACTGCCATCAGGAGAATTCCAGAGAATATGTAGAGATTTGAGTCAGTTTGGAGACTCGGTTGTGATATGCTGTACTAAAGAAGGTGTTAAATTTTCAACAAGTGGAGACACTGGATCAGGTAAGGTAGAATTCTGTTGCATTATTGGAACACTTTCAAACATTGCAAAAGATCCAGAAACCAGTTGTGATGAATTGAAGAAATAAGAATTTAGGTATTGGTTCATTGATAAAAGTAAAAACATGcattatataaattgttatttggatggagagttgtctcattgggacttATACCACATCTAATTAAGAATTATAGTAGAATAGGACTGAAATTTAAGGTTTTGAATCATGACAGAAATAGTTCAAGAAATGCTCTGATTTACAAAAAAACCACCCTAactattcaaatatatttaattagACCAAGCTTTAAAGGTGATGGATTTAGACAACCAAGTACACTTTGAATATGTTGGTTGCAGAAATGTTTCAAATGAACATTAGAATTTGTGGAATACCCTCGCCGACTAAAATTGGTTTCCAAAGAATAACAAATCCACAGTATTCTGAGTTTGTTCTTAAGTTCTGACATATTTTGGCCATGATGTCTTTCAGAAATTATCCATGGAAAAATTCCACATGATTTTGTTGGTCAACTTTGTTAATAATTATATGAAATGATTATATTTTAGGGAACATAAAATTGGCACAGAACTCTAGCTCAGACAAAGAAGAGGAAGCAGTCATCATTGAAATGAATCAAGCAGTCTCTCTAACCTTTGCATTGCGTTATTTGAATTACTTTGCCAAGGCAACTCCATTATCACCACAAGTCTGTTTGTCAATGTCCCAGGATGTCCCATTAGGTAGGTGCACAATTCAATATTTTCAGTGTATCCCAAACTGTCCCAACAAAATGTCGGACAAAAAATCATTCGGACGAATagaaattttaagatattttggttgaatatatagtaGAAGAGTTTAAATTTCTGTTTCGGTCGGATAAACCCTTAAACAGTTTGGCACAGACTTTTTTCAAATGGTATTTATGAATGTATGGTTAGTCTTGATCTGTCTATAACACATTTAAAAAGCAGTGTTTTTGAAAATAGTTTCTTTTTACAGAGGTGTATTAGaaaaacgaaattaaaaaaaaatatcagatcagcattttttgcaatttatatttaattttacaattcatAAATTCATTCATCTTCATgaaatacttaatataataattgtacTTTATTTTTCAGTTGTCGAGTACAAGATAGCAGACATGGGTTTTCTCAAATATTACCTGGCACCAAAAATTGAAGAACAGGATGAAAATTAGAAAACAATTACAATCACATATGAATGAAATTTTGcataaattattatataaatgtaCAGGTCAAACTGTTTGTCTTCATTTGTTTGAAACCTATTTTAATTGTAAGCATGATGTTGGGGGTGTAGACATGTCGACTCCAAAAGGGGTATTTGCTGCAAAATTCAAActtctttttatttgatttctaaAGTACTTTAGTAAGATATAAATCAATCAGATCTTGTGTCCAAGCTTAGCTTTATTCAAGGACCTGAAATGTTCAATTCTACTTCCTGAAGATATTCCAGGATCCTCTGGACAGATGGGTACAACCTTCTTATGTTGTGTTTTCAGATCCTAGTAGAGAAAGCTTAAAGATTTACCTAGGTATACAAGATTTTAGTTGGCCAAATCACTCATTGAAATGTTTGCTCTATTGTTTAACTTTTCAAGTTTGACAGCCTGTACTTATGTGAACATGCTAAGCACAAAGCCA
This genomic window from Mytilus galloprovincialis chromosome 9, xbMytGall1.hap1.1, whole genome shotgun sequence contains:
- the LOC143046260 gene encoding proliferating cell nuclear antigen-like, giving the protein MFEARLVQGSLLKKVLEAVKDLLSEAIFDCSSTGIALQAMDSSHVSLVSLNIRSDGFETYRCDRNLSMGMNLATMSKILKCAGNDDVITMKASDNADTVTFMFESQNNEKVSDYEMKLLDIDAEQLGIPDTEYSSVVKLPSGEFQRICRDLSQFGDSVVICCTKEGVKFSTSGDTGSGNIKLAQNSSSDKEEEAVIIEMNQAVSLTFALRYLNYFAKATPLSPQVCLSMSQDVPLVVEYKIADMGFLKYYLAPKIEEQDEN